Below is a genomic region from Gillisia sp. Hel_I_86.
AAAGAGATTGTAATCATGCTCTTTTAATGCTTGAGACTGATCCTCTTTTAAAACACTTAATTGCTGCTGAAGCTTTTTATGCTCTTTTAATCCTTTTTTATATTTCTGAAGGATTCCCTGATTTTTAGCGAGAGTATCCAACACCTGAAACTGATATTGGTTTTCACCCAAACTCAAGGTTTGGTGTTGCCCATGAACATCTATTAAGAAGTCCCCTAATTTTACAAGAACCGGTAAGGTAACAGGAGTATCGTTTATAAACGCGCGGGATTTTCCTGAAACTAAAATTTCCCTTCTAATGATGGTTTGCTCCTCAAAATCCAGATCTTCGGCTTCAAAAAATCTTTTTAAGGAATAATTGGAAATGTCAAAAACGCCTTCTATAATGCATTTATTCTTTGCATTTCTAATGGCGCTATAATCTGCCCTTTTTCCTAGCAGAAGACCCAAGGCCCCAAGCATAATGGATTTTCCGGCACCGGTTTCCCCGGTTATAATGGTAAAGCCCTGCTGAAGATTGATTTTTATATCTTCAATTAAGGCGTAGTTTTTAATGGATAATTCGGTGAGCAAGGTGTGATAATTTTGAAGCTAAAGATACGTGAGAATTTCTTCGGAATCAAAAAGGAAATGACTAGAATTGAAGCTTGCTCCAGTTTTCAGCATATAGGGGAGCTATCCTGTTTAAAGCCTCTTTTAATTCTGTAACCGGAACGCTTGGTCCCCCGCTAAAAACCTGCTCTATTTCCTGGGCTTTTGCATCAAAGAAAACCCGCATTAACAAGGAGTTTGGCCTAGAATCGCTCATCTTTTTTAAATTCAGGATAGAAGCAGCCACAGCTTGTTTTCCTTTTGCCACATCTTTATGCATGGTATCCAAGCCTAATCTATGATATTGATACAAAGTGGTTCTATATCCTAAAAAAGCATTGGACAAAAGATCGGCATTTAATCTATACCTGGACCGGGTTCCATCTGATCCCCTCCAACCAGAGGAATTTCCCTGTTGTGCGGTGGTGACTATTCTATTTGCTTCTTCATAAAAAGCAGTTCCACCTTCTTGGGCAAAAGTATCGGCATCTAAGCCCAGTATGGTGTAGACATAATAAGAGATCACAGAAACCAAGTTCGAAGAATAGGTGTTCTCACTATAATTTAAAGGTTCGAATTCACGATAATTAAATGTGAATTGTTCGTCGTTAAAATTAAAAATCGGTGAAATTAATGAAGATCCAAAAACCGGCCGCGAGGACTGCACTTGGATAGTTCCTGTAAAAGACTCGTTATCGAAACTGGCGATATTTATAAAAATACTGCAATTAACACGCTCTTGGTCTTGATAGGTAGTTCCCGTCCAAGTTGTTTTATTAATAAATTCCGACAAGGAAGTTTGCAGGGTTTTAAAAACCGTCAAATTGGTTTGCCCTGTCTGTTCAGCATTTACAATTACCTCACAATTAAGTTCCTGTGCGCTGGCAAGGGAAACCCAAAAGAAGACACCAAGCATCAAAATTAATTTACTCATGGAATAAAGATATGACTTCCGTTAATATATCCTGCGCAACTTCGGTTTTGGGTTTCAACCCGAAATTTTTAATTTCAGTTTTAGAAATTATACTGATCTTGTTGGTGTCTTTTTTAAAACCTGCGCCTTTATCCTGAAGGGAATTGAGGATGATAAAATCCAAATTCTTTCTTTCTAATTTAGATTTTGCATTTTCTACCCCATTATTGGTTTCCAAAGCAAAACCTATCAGTTTTTGGTGCTCTTTAATTTTACCTAAAGAGGCTAAAATATCTTGGGTAGGAATCAATTCGATGTTCAAATTAGATTCCATTTTTTTTATTTTTTGATCAAAAACTTTCTTCGGCTTAAAGTCTGAAACTGCCGCAGCAGCTATTACAACGTCTTGATCGGCAAAATAAGTATGTGCTGCCTCGAACATTTCTTGAGCATTGGTAACTCGAACCAGTTGAACACGGGAAGAATCCAGCTGTAAATATGTAGGACCGGTTATAAGAATTACTTGTGCCCCTAATTTCGCGGCTTCCTTGGCAAGTTCAAAACCCATTTTTCCACTGGAATGATTTCCAATAAATCGTACAGGGTCTATAGCCTCGTAAGTTGGCCCTGCGGTAATAAGCACTTTTTTGTTCCGAAGGGGCAATTGCGACAAAAGGTCCTTTTCAAGAAAAGACACTATATTCTCTGGTTCTGCCATTCTACCTTCTCCTACCAAGCCACTGGCAAGTTCTCCAGATTCTGCGGGAACCATAATGTCCCCGTAAGATTGTAAAGTTTCCAAGCTGGTTTTTGTTGCTGGATGTAAATACATATCCAGATCCATCGCCGGAGCAAAATATACCGGGCATTTAGCTGAAAGATAGGTTGCAAGTAATAAATTATCGCTGCTCCCCGAAGCCATTTTAGATAACGTGTTTGCTGTAGCAGGGGCTATAAGCATAAAATCGGCCCAAAGGCCGAGTTCTACGTGATTGTTCCAGATAGGATTTTCATCTTCATTTATTGTGAAGTCAGAAATCACCTCGTTTTTGGAAAGTGTGGATAAAGTAAGTGGGGTAATAAAATCTTTGGCCGAGGGGGTCATTACAACTTTAACCTGCGCTCCAGATTTTATAAACAATCTTACCAAAGAGGCCGTTTTATAGGCAGCAATACCAGCAGTTATCCCCAGCAGTATTTTCTTGCCTTCTAGCACTCCCATCTTAGCTTATGCTTCAGAAGGTTCTGTTGTATCCCTGTAGTAAATTTTATCATCCAACCATTCTTGAACTGCCAAAGAATGTGGCTTAGGCAATTTTTCGTAGAATTTCGATACTTCTATTTGCTCCTTGTTTTCAAAAACCTCATCAAGGCTATCGTTGTAAGTAGCGAATTCGTCCAATTTTTCCAAAAGCTCCTTTTTGATCTCAGAGTTTATTTGAGTAGCTCTTTTTGCGATCACAGAAATAGCTTCATAAATATTATTTGTTGGAGCATCTACTAAATTCTTATCGATTGTAGTAGTATTAATTGGCGCATTAATTTTTTTGTAATCCATCATCTTTCTCTTATTAAAAATTTTGTAATTTCGATTCCAAGTCCTGATAATTTGCTTGTATTTGTTCGTAATACACACTTCCTTCAGGATAATATTTATTATAGTTAGTGTAAAACCCTTTTGCGGTATTCAATCTTTCTTGCATTAAAACTTCGTAACTGTTTATTGCCAGTTCGTAAGCAGAATCGAATCTAAAGTAAAAGGCTGCTTCCCTAAATGGAGAACCAGGATACTCTGTAATAAAATTATTGAATGCCACAATTGCCGACTTATAATTTTCGGTATGGTGATATTGCTTGGCGATCTCGTATGCTTTCTTCTCTAGCTTTATACGCAATTCTGCAACATACTCATTAGCCTGATCTAAAAACTCTCCGTTAGGATATTTATCTATATATTTTTGTAGCTCTTCAATTGCCTTTACTGTTTCCGCTTGATCTAAATCGAACCTTGGGGAATCTGCAAAATAACTTTTTGCACTTTTAAAAGCAGCCTCTTCTGCTTTATCACTTTTTGGGTAGGATGCCACAAAACGCTCAAATTGATATCCGGCTATTTGATTGTCTCCTAATTGATAGTATGTATCTGCAAACAAAAAGGTTAATTTTTCACCTTGAGGTTTCCCTCTATATTGCGGGACTATCTGCTCGAAAACACGAAGTGCTTTCCTAAATTTAGGCTTGCTGTTTTCTACAATTGCCTGATTGTAAAGCTCCTCGGCCAAAGCATATTTTTTACCTGCATCGTCGCTCTTTAGTACCTTTTGGTATTCACTGCAAGACGCCAGCATTAAAAACACACCCAATAATAATAAACCTTTTTTCATCCTTTGTAAAAACATCTGGCAAAAGTACTCTTTTCTATGATATTAAAAAAACTTTAAAATATCGCAAATAGTGACTTCCCCCTTTAATTAAAATTGATCTACGAATGCCTGTATTTCCTGCTTCAGTTTATCTGAAACTTGCACTAGTGGTAGGCGAACTACAGGTTTACAAGAATTCTTTGCACTTAATAACGATTTAATCCCTGCGGGATTGCCCTCAGCAAAAATCATATCTATAGAAGGCGCTATTTTATAATGCAATTTATAGGCTTCCTTCACCTTTCCTTCCAATCCCAAACGCACCATCTGCGAAAACCCTTTTGGCAAACCCTGTCCAATTACCGAAATAACCCCATGTCCTCCTGCAAGCACCATTGGCAGGGCCACCATATCGTCACCTGATATCACAAGAAAATCCTTTGGAACCAAAGAAATGAGTTTCATTGCTTGTACAATATCTCCCGCAGCTTCCTTCACTCCTATGATATTTGAAAAATCCGTAGCTAATCTTTTTACGGTTTCCGGCAAAATATTAGAAGCGGTTCTTCCAGGAACATTGTACAAAATAATAGGTTTTGGTGAAACCGCAGCCAATGCTTTATAATGCTGATAGATCCCTTCCTGGGATGGTTTATTGTAATATGGGGAAACAGATAGGATAGCATCGAATGCATCCAGATCTGTATTTTTAAACTCATCAACCAAAGCGGCGGTGTTGTTACCTCCAATTCCTAAAACCAAGGGCAATTTCCCATTGTTGGCTTCTATAATGGTATTTTTCACCAATTCCTTCTCAGAGCTGCTCAAAGTTGCGCTTTCCCCAGTGGTTCCAAGAACCACGATGTATTCTATTCCGTTTTCAATTTGATCTTTTACCAAATTCTTAAGCGCAGCTACATCTACCGTAAAGGCGTCACTAAAAGGGGTGATAATTGCAACTCCGGTACCTATAAATTTATTCATTCCAATTCCTTTTAAACTGTTTTAAAATTTTTATTACTTCTGAAGCAAAAACCCCTGCATCGTCCCCGGATCTTATAACCACATCCAGAACCTTCTCGTTTCCTGGAGAATTTCCAACTTTTAGGCACGCGCTACAAATTGTCGCTAGGAGGTTTATTGGCACATTATTTTCTTCCGCAAAAGTAATA
It encodes:
- a CDS encoding DUF4835 family protein: MSKLILMLGVFFWVSLASAQELNCEVIVNAEQTGQTNLTVFKTLQTSLSEFINKTTWTGTTYQDQERVNCSIFINIASFDNESFTGTIQVQSSRPVFGSSLISPIFNFNDEQFTFNYREFEPLNYSENTYSSNLVSVISYYVYTILGLDADTFAQEGGTAFYEEANRIVTTAQQGNSSGWRGSDGTRSRYRLNADLLSNAFLGYRTTLYQYHRLGLDTMHKDVAKGKQAVAASILNLKKMSDSRPNSLLMRVFFDAKAQEIEQVFSGGPSVPVTELKEALNRIAPLYAENWSKLQF
- the coaBC gene encoding bifunctional phosphopantothenoylcysteine decarboxylase/phosphopantothenate--cysteine ligase CoaBC — its product is MGVLEGKKILLGITAGIAAYKTASLVRLFIKSGAQVKVVMTPSAKDFITPLTLSTLSKNEVISDFTINEDENPIWNNHVELGLWADFMLIAPATANTLSKMASGSSDNLLLATYLSAKCPVYFAPAMDLDMYLHPATKTSLETLQSYGDIMVPAESGELASGLVGEGRMAEPENIVSFLEKDLLSQLPLRNKKVLITAGPTYEAIDPVRFIGNHSSGKMGFELAKEAAKLGAQVILITGPTYLQLDSSRVQLVRVTNAQEMFEAAHTYFADQDVVIAAAAVSDFKPKKVFDQKIKKMESNLNIELIPTQDILASLGKIKEHQKLIGFALETNNGVENAKSKLERKNLDFIILNSLQDKGAGFKKDTNKISIISKTEIKNFGLKPKTEVAQDILTEVISLFHE
- a CDS encoding DNA-directed RNA polymerase subunit omega is translated as MDYKKINAPINTTTIDKNLVDAPTNNIYEAISVIAKRATQINSEIKKELLEKLDEFATYNDSLDEVFENKEQIEVSKFYEKLPKPHSLAVQEWLDDKIYYRDTTEPSEA
- a CDS encoding outer membrane protein assembly factor BamD — protein: MFLQRMKKGLLLLGVFLMLASCSEYQKVLKSDDAGKKYALAEELYNQAIVENSKPKFRKALRVFEQIVPQYRGKPQGEKLTFLFADTYYQLGDNQIAGYQFERFVASYPKSDKAEEAAFKSAKSYFADSPRFDLDQAETVKAIEELQKYIDKYPNGEFLDQANEYVAELRIKLEKKAYEIAKQYHHTENYKSAIVAFNNFITEYPGSPFREAAFYFRFDSAYELAINSYEVLMQERLNTAKGFYTNYNKYYPEGSVYYEQIQANYQDLESKLQNF
- the dapA gene encoding 4-hydroxy-tetrahydrodipicolinate synthase; this encodes MNKFIGTGVAIITPFSDAFTVDVAALKNLVKDQIENGIEYIVVLGTTGESATLSSSEKELVKNTIIEANNGKLPLVLGIGGNNTAALVDEFKNTDLDAFDAILSVSPYYNKPSQEGIYQHYKALAAVSPKPIILYNVPGRTASNILPETVKRLATDFSNIIGVKEAAGDIVQAMKLISLVPKDFLVISGDDMVALPMVLAGGHGVISVIGQGLPKGFSQMVRLGLEGKVKEAYKLHYKIAPSIDMIFAEGNPAGIKSLLSAKNSCKPVVRLPLVQVSDKLKQEIQAFVDQF